In one window of Candidatus Methylomirabilota bacterium DNA:
- the nrfD gene encoding NrfD/PsrC family molybdoenzyme membrane anchor subunit, with translation MEPGLLKSADWPLLIDLYFFLGGVAGGAFVIATVASLLDPHRYRDLTRVGYYVALLAIIPGPILLTVDLGIPSRFLHMLMVSKPTTAIGMYAITVGPFHLKPFSPMSAGAWALVLFSACAFLAALLTFLEDRGNPRLGPARVIIGIVGGVFGFFIAAYPGVLLDATARPLFISAHWLGALFLAVGAATGGAAIALILSLLGGGTADSLSRLMKITAFALILELVFLALFVVSVSATGSRGIREALAQLLIGSDAIFFWGGAVGLGLVIPLLLQVGGAIRKATPGMTALVSVLVLVGGFLVKYVIIVAGQRVLS, from the coding sequence ATGGAACCCGGACTCCTCAAGAGCGCCGACTGGCCGCTCCTCATCGACCTCTACTTCTTCCTGGGGGGGGTCGCCGGCGGCGCGTTCGTCATCGCCACGGTGGCCAGCCTCCTCGACCCCCACCGCTACCGCGACCTGACGCGCGTCGGCTACTATGTCGCGCTGCTGGCGATCATCCCGGGCCCGATCCTGCTGACCGTGGATCTCGGGATCCCGAGCCGGTTCCTGCACATGCTGATGGTGTCCAAGCCGACCACGGCGATCGGCATGTACGCGATCACCGTCGGGCCATTCCATCTCAAGCCGTTCTCCCCGATGAGCGCCGGGGCCTGGGCCCTCGTGCTGTTCAGCGCCTGCGCGTTCCTGGCCGCCCTCCTGACGTTCCTGGAGGACCGCGGCAACCCGCGCCTCGGCCCCGCCCGTGTCATCATCGGCATCGTCGGCGGCGTTTTTGGATTTTTCATCGCCGCCTACCCGGGCGTGCTGCTCGACGCCACCGCGCGGCCGCTGTTTATCAGCGCCCACTGGCTGGGCGCGCTGTTCCTCGCGGTCGGCGCCGCCACCGGTGGTGCCGCCATCGCCTTGATCCTGAGCCTCCTCGGGGGCGGGACCGCGGATTCGCTGTCGCGCCTCATGAAGATCACCGCCTTCGCCCTGATCCTCGAGCTGGTGTTCCTGGCGCTGTTCGTGGTCAGTGTCTCGGCCACCGGGTCGCGGGGCATCCGCGAGGCGCTGGCCCAACTCCTGATCGGCTCCGACGCCATCTTCTTCTGGGGGGGCGCCGTGGGGCTGGGGCTGGTGATCCCGCTGCTCCTGCAAGTGGGGGGCGCAATCAGGAAGGCGACCCCCGGCATGACGGCGCTCGTCTCAGTGCTGGTGCTCGTCGGCGGCTTCCTGGTCAAGTACGTGATCATCGTCGCGGGTCAGAGGGTGCTGTCCTAA
- a CDS encoding formate dehydrogenase accessory protein FdhE: MIYATLLAEWEALLERRPTFREPLKAYREILVAWSRWSGERVAPLGWTAAECRERWRRGVPLLAETSPVVEPEALEDLLVPAMELLFAAGTDDEALRRFAQAWDGGEVTPAALLPGKGTLGSATIRERLGLQPDALGFLAGSALRPVLEDYFAGCRAHFSDGVWELGVCPFCGAPAGFTDIVENGGRRLACHLCGGAWIFPRLKCSYCGSLDSKDIVKFQAEDREEGYLIGGCRKCHGYLKELDRRVRWNAGSALVEDWGSPHLDLVAHRAGYWRAVPTLIDLERASRPGA, encoded by the coding sequence GTGATCTACGCCACGCTTCTGGCGGAATGGGAGGCGTTGCTCGAGCGGCGCCCGACGTTCCGTGAGCCGCTGAAGGCCTACCGCGAGATCCTGGTGGCCTGGAGCCGCTGGTCGGGCGAGCGCGTTGCGCCGCTCGGCTGGACGGCCGCCGAGTGTCGGGAGCGCTGGCGGCGTGGCGTTCCGCTCCTGGCCGAAACCTCTCCGGTCGTGGAGCCCGAGGCGCTCGAGGACCTGCTGGTTCCCGCGATGGAGTTGCTGTTCGCCGCCGGCACGGACGACGAGGCGCTCCGGCGATTCGCCCAGGCGTGGGACGGGGGTGAAGTGACGCCGGCGGCGCTCCTGCCGGGAAAGGGCACGCTCGGATCCGCGACGATCCGCGAGCGCCTCGGGCTACAGCCGGACGCCCTCGGCTTTCTCGCGGGAAGCGCTCTCCGCCCGGTCCTGGAGGACTACTTCGCCGGGTGCCGCGCGCACTTCAGCGACGGCGTGTGGGAGCTCGGCGTCTGCCCGTTCTGCGGCGCGCCGGCCGGGTTCACCGACATCGTGGAAAACGGCGGGCGGCGTCTGGCCTGCCACCTCTGCGGCGGAGCCTGGATCTTTCCCCGGCTCAAGTGTTCCTATTGCGGCAGCCTGGACTCGAAGGACATCGTCAAGTTCCAGGCCGAAGACAGGGAGGAAGGCTACCTGATCGGTGGTTGCCGGAAGTGCCACGGCTACCTGAAGGAGCTCGATCGCCGCGTCCGCTGGAACGCCGGATCGGCGCTGGTCGAGGACTGGGGGTCTCCCCACCTCGACCTGGTAGCGCATCGCGCCGGGTACTGGCGCGCCGTTCCGACCCTCATCGACCTCGAGCGGGCGAGCCGCCCCGGCGCCTGA